The sequence GCTATTGGAATCAAACCATTAAAATGTTTAATTCCAATGGAAAATAAAATAATATCGAGACAAAGAAGGGAATAAAGTATATCGAGCAAAGATTCATAATCCAAGAAAAGACACCTCCTATATCATCTTAGACTATCCATTGGGGTTCGTTTGAGAATTTTAGCTCCACACACAATATAGTTGCCGCGGATTGTATATAGTCTTTGTTTTTCTGGGGGGTCTAGTGGGGTTTCTATTAGGTTATTTTTTGTCTGTCTCTAATCTTTTCATGGCTTTCTTGGCTTCTTCATGATCTGGTTTTGCCTCTAATGCTCTCTTATATGATTCTCCCGCTTCTTCGCGTCTTCCTAGTTTTTCCAGGGTTTGGCCTCGCTTATACCATGCTTCTATGTCTTCTGGGTCTAATTGGGTGACTTTTTCATAGCATTTTAGTGCTTCTTTGTATTTGCCGAGCTTTTGTAGTGTTGTGCCTTTGTTGTTCCATGCTTCTGCAAGTTTGGGATTTATTTTTAGGGCTTTGTTGTATTGTTCCAGAGCTTTTTGGTGTTCTTTGTTTTTGGAAAGCAGGATCCTATGTTGAATAGGTCTTTTTCTGTTTTAAATGGGTAGAATTTGTATATTTTTATGGCCTTTTTATATTCTCCTTTTTCTAACAATTCCAATACAACAATTTTTTCCTTAGTATATATTCTATGAGAAGGAAAATTATGGTTAGTATAAACACAAGAAGAGTGAGCATTTTTAAATCCAATTCAACCACCACTGGCTTCTTTTTCAAGAAGAGCTTTCACAATCTCCTTAAAGCCACTCATTACCCATGAGCCAACAGTTATCCCACCAGCTATAATTTCAACACCATACTTCACAGCACCTACCATATCTCCCTTCTTGAGAGAGTCCCAGAACTTCCCATACCTTTCAAGGAAAAATCCACGGAGATCTCCTCGCCTCCCATCCGACCCGATCAAGCCCCCCGGATTTAAACTATTCTTAACCTCCTTTATTATCTCATCCAACTCCTTACTAGGATCCTTTATCTTCTTTAAAAGTAATTCAAAGTATGTAGTATCCAAATATAACCAGTACAAAGGTTATGGCTGTCATCCATCTTATTTCATCCTTTCTTTCCTTCAACTCATCGTAGTCGTAGTATAACACTAAAGACAAAAGAATAAAGAAAGCTAAAAACCATGCTATTGGTACCAAAACACGAAATATCTTAAACCCAACAAAATATAAAGAAATATCAAGACAAATAAGAAAATAAAACTTATCGAGCAATCCATAATCCAATAAGATCCCCTCCACTTAGATATATACTGCCTCATCCCATCTTAAAGTACCATCAGGGTTCTTTGGTATTTCAATATAGTGTATACAATGATCCTCACCAACATAACTTTTCAACTCATAACCATCGAACCATGAATGATGATACGCTATATACTTCCAATATTCTTGGGGAAGATAATGATCTCTAAATCTAAGTATGCCCTCACCTATCATTATACAATATCCAATTGGCTCAAGTATTACACGGCCACTCCCTGATAACACGCGTCCCAAAACAATAAGTAAAGGACCATGTAAAAAACCAATGTCCTCTGGAATGTATGTTTGGTGTTCTATGATGAATTTTTTGATATCGTCT is a genomic window of Methanothermobacter tenebrarum containing:
- a CDS encoding tetratricopeptide repeat protein, yielding MQHRILLSKNKEHQKALEQYNKALKINPKLAEAWNNKGTTLQKLGKYKEALKCYEKVTQLDPEDIEAWYKRGQTLEKLGRREEAGESYKRALEAKPDHEEAKKAMKRLETDKK